In the genome of Deinococcus seoulensis, one region contains:
- a CDS encoding recombinase family protein, whose protein sequence is MTFNGTAATGQHAVAYYRVSTQRQGQSGLGLEAQRTAVLSFAQGRGLVIVAEFQEVETGTKKGTRPQLQAALAQCRRSGAVLVIARLDRLARNVRFIASLMESGVAFQAADMPDAQPLVLHIMSAVAEQQAARISLDTRAALAARRARGLPLGNPAALTPERRAAGAATMRRAAIEATRPAGTVAALLRDQGLSLRQIAQRLDAVGIPARRGGGWGPQQVSRLLERHAAIESK, encoded by the coding sequence ATGACGTTCAACGGCACAGCGGCGACAGGCCAGCACGCGGTCGCGTATTACCGGGTCAGCACGCAGCGGCAGGGGCAGTCGGGTCTGGGACTGGAAGCACAACGCACAGCGGTGCTGTCGTTCGCGCAGGGTCGTGGCCTGGTCATCGTGGCTGAGTTCCAGGAAGTGGAGACGGGCACGAAGAAAGGCACACGGCCCCAGTTGCAGGCTGCACTGGCGCAATGTCGGCGTTCAGGCGCGGTGCTCGTCATTGCGCGGCTGGATCGGCTCGCACGGAATGTCCGGTTCATTGCGTCGCTGATGGAGTCTGGCGTGGCGTTCCAGGCCGCCGACATGCCTGACGCACAGCCGCTGGTGCTGCACATCATGTCTGCCGTTGCTGAACAGCAGGCGGCCCGGATCAGTCTCGACACGCGCGCTGCGCTGGCCGCTCGACGCGCACGCGGGCTGCCGCTGGGGAATCCGGCGGCCCTGACGCCGGAACGGCGTGCTGCTGGCGCTGCGACCATGCGCCGCGCCGCGATTGAGGCCACACGACCTGCGGGAACGGTCGCGGCGCTGCTGCGTGACCAGGGGCTATCCCTACGGCAGATTGCCCAGCGTCTGGACGCCGTTGGTATTCCAGCACGCCGGGGGGGCGGTTGGGGGCCGCAACAGGTCAGCCGTCTACTGGAACGACACGCTGCTATCGAATCTAAATAG
- a CDS encoding ParA family protein, producing MRRIGITSEKGGVGKSTISWHLAGALSGGRPRRRVVLVDEDTRVQTCLEWAAAGQTLPFQVVAPDGAQTALERPTDYLLVDSEGRPPLSDLVAMTQALDLVLLPTGTTRPEIVSTIRLWGELRAAGTTDRVRVLVTRAAPVGHAGRDARDALRGAGLTVLDTVVRRLAAYERAAEVGGLVRDVQDPRAGEAWSDIQGVAREVK from the coding sequence GTGAGACGCATAGGAATAACAAGCGAGAAAGGGGGCGTGGGTAAATCGACGATCAGCTGGCACCTGGCGGGCGCGCTGTCAGGTGGCAGACCTCGGCGGCGGGTCGTTCTGGTAGATGAGGACACCAGGGTGCAGACCTGCCTGGAATGGGCTGCTGCTGGTCAGACACTGCCATTCCAGGTCGTGGCCCCTGACGGCGCTCAGACGGCTCTGGAGAGGCCAACAGACTACCTGCTGGTAGATAGCGAGGGGCGGCCCCCGCTGTCTGATCTGGTGGCGATGACGCAGGCGCTGGACCTGGTGCTGCTGCCAACCGGAACCACCCGGCCGGAAATCGTCTCGACCATTCGCCTGTGGGGGGAACTGCGAGCGGCTGGAACGACTGACCGGGTCCGGGTGTTGGTCACACGGGCCGCTCCTGTCGGTCATGCCGGTCGGGACGCACGCGACGCGCTGCGCGGCGCTGGATTGACTGTGCTGGATACCGTGGTTCGACGACTGGCGGCGTATGAACGTGCAGCAGAGGTCGGCGGTCTGGTACGCGATGTGCAGGACCCGCGTGCTGGTGAGGCGTGGAGCGACATTCAGGGCGTGGCCCGCGAGGTGAAGTGA
- a CDS encoding replication initiation protein: MPAPRALQDVLTAITANAPAWPLCGATVHQAGAGFRLPTDQAVQQTYWQPNARGKIHALVADCDAVDPITRVLQGHAPAPNAVVWNMNNDHGHALYLLSEPVGRGGRSSARAVEYAEAVWDSIDQALQADLHYTRLLSRGPLAPGHLLEIVRPELYDLHELARALRLPQRTQQPSRAQRQAASAADSRNRALFDSVRQLAYAHAHLTDLARYALLERHAQTFNQALAQEHPRGALSASELRSVVGSVNRWTGRNQGSLRPRLAGAVDRSRQHSRERQSAAPAAVQRARQADAGRMTAERRAEQTRQALRAGVAQLQSQGAPVTAAALVAVTRLPIRTVYDHSDVWNV, encoded by the coding sequence ATGCCCGCCCCTAGAGCATTGCAGGACGTTCTGACTGCTATCACTGCTAACGCACCTGCGTGGCCGCTGTGCGGCGCAACCGTCCACCAGGCGGGAGCGGGGTTCCGACTGCCGACCGATCAGGCCGTGCAGCAGACGTACTGGCAGCCGAATGCGCGCGGTAAAATCCACGCACTCGTTGCCGACTGTGACGCGGTAGACCCCATCACGCGCGTGTTGCAGGGACACGCACCAGCGCCAAACGCGGTGGTCTGGAACATGAACAACGACCACGGACACGCGCTCTACCTGTTGTCTGAACCCGTCGGTCGTGGCGGCCGCAGTAGTGCGCGAGCTGTCGAGTACGCCGAGGCCGTCTGGGACAGCATCGACCAGGCGCTACAGGCCGACCTGCACTACACGCGGCTGCTGAGCCGTGGACCGCTGGCACCGGGTCATCTGCTGGAGATCGTCCGGCCGGAATTGTACGACCTGCACGAGCTAGCGCGCGCCCTGCGGCTGCCACAACGGACGCAGCAACCGAGCCGCGCGCAGCGTCAGGCGGCGAGCGCCGCTGACTCCCGCAACCGCGCTCTGTTCGACAGCGTGCGGCAGTTGGCCTACGCACACGCGCACCTGACGGACCTGGCACGTTACGCACTGCTGGAGCGACACGCGCAGACGTTCAACCAGGCGCTGGCGCAGGAGCATCCGCGCGGCGCACTGAGCGCCAGCGAACTGCGCAGCGTGGTTGGCAGCGTGAACCGCTGGACAGGCCGCAATCAGGGCAGCCTGCGCCCCCGCCTTGCAGGCGCGGTGGACCGCTCCAGGCAGCACAGCCGGGAACGCCAGTCCGCAGCGCCCGCAGCGGTTCAGCGTGCCCGTCAGGCCGACGCAGGCCGTATGACCGCCGAGCGCCGCGCAGAACAGACCCGGCAGGCCCTGCGCGCTGGCGTGGCCCAGTTGCAGTCCCAGGGCGCACCCGTGACCGCAGCAGCACTGGTCGCAGTCACGAGGCTGCCAATACGCACCGTATACGATCATTCCGACGTGTGGAACGTCTAA